In Rutidosis leptorrhynchoides isolate AG116_Rl617_1_P2 chromosome 6, CSIRO_AGI_Rlap_v1, whole genome shotgun sequence, the DNA window aataacataaaataaaacactacaaaaataaaataaaacgttACATTAAAAAAATTAGATACTAGATTAAACAAACAAAAACTTAAAAATTAAACACACAAAAAAAGGTGCATAAACTTATATAATGACATAAAATTACATAAAACATACTAGATTAATCGTCATTTTCATCTTCGTCTTCGTCTTCATCTTCGGACGAAGAAATTTGGATAATATCATTAAATTGCTTATGaactctgtaacaccccagcttaacatgaccacaatattgtccgttttgcccgcaggcgcacggctttttcttggcgaccacacacgagaagcactttcccaggaggtcacccatcctggtagtgctctcgcccgagcacgcttaaccacaacgtactcgcacttctactcagcctgtgatcccaaaacgcgttgtgtcatttaagcgtgagtattaccttataatcccatgatcactcatgttcgtgggcgatgtgggatttgcctagggtgttacattcaccccccttagggactcatcgttctcgatgaggtttgccccaccacccccaatggcacatgagtggctctgataccattctgtaacaccccagcttaacatgaccacaatattgtccgctttgcccgcaggcgcacggctttttcttggcgaccacacacgagaagcactttcctaggaggtcacccatcctggtagtgctctcgcccgagcacgcttaaccacaacgtactcgcacttctactcagcctgtgatcccaaaacgcgttgtgtcatttaagcgtgagtattaccttataatcccatgatcactcatgttcgtgggcgatttgggatttgcctagggtgttacaaactCATTCTTGTAGCTTTTGAACCCCTTTTTTGTCTCCCTTTTTTAACCCCTCGGTGCCCTTTAAGAATCTCGATCACGCCCATGGACTTACGCCCACAAACGCCCATTTCCGGCGTTTGTGGTGCCACATGGGAGGCGGTGGGGAAGAAGCCGCCGCGTTATCTGTGGGAGGCGATGGGGAAGAAGCCGCCACGTTATCTGCGGGAGGCGGTGGGGAAGACCCTGCTGCGTTATCTGTAATCTTATGGGACATTTTTTTTGATTTTATCAGGGACTTTTTGCTTAAGGAAATGCTCATTTGAATGGATTTGCGGATATGGAGACCGCTTTTTTTTTTAGatgtatatattaaaaaaaattacatgTTAATGATCGATTTTAAAAGTTTTTTATACATTCATTCAGATATAATAGTTTAAATAGTTTTAGTAATATAATATGTGATTGAGTTTATAATCAAATGTGATTgtcaaaaaaaatatttaaaaaaaaaatttgaattttttttttcaatcacatgtaattgtcgCGTCACATGTTGTACTCTGATTGGTccgttgaatttcaagcaaattattggatttAAGTGATTACTAACTCATATAATATGATGGTCACTAGAAGTCAACTCAGCGATGGAAGTTACAAAGTTGTGATCACATAGGTTTTATCCACCAACATTGTCTCATTCTCTTAATATAATATTCCTTGTAAAAACATATCAAACCAAATAAATAATCACAACGCAATTACTCAACAATAAAGCAAAAATAACATCAATCCATCGATCAAAATGGCTGATCCTAAAGAAGGAGGAGTCGTAAAGAAAGGCCATGAACAAGGTCTGAAACTAGCAATTTCCATTCTCGAGGAGTACCGTCTTCCGTTAGGTCTTCTCCCTCTTGAAGACGTGATGGAAGTAGGTTTTGTCAAGACCACGTTTTGTCAAGACCACAGGTTACATGTGGATCGTGCAGAAGAGAAAAATCGAACATACTTACAAGTTAATCAAAAAGCCAGTTAGTTTTGACACTGAAATCACTGGTTATGTGGAGAAAAAGAGAATCAAGAAACTGAAAGGAGTGAAAGCTAAAGAATTGATGTTGTGGCCACCGGTTAATGACATCACCGTCGATGACCCGCCCACCGGAAAGATCCATTTCAAAAGTCTTGCCGGGATCACCAAGACTTTCCCCGAGGAAGCTTTTGCTGCCGGACAGTAGGTTTGAATCCCGGAAGCCAAATAAGTTATTGGTTTTCCTTTTCTTGGTTCCCTATCAGGCTCGAGTCTCCAACTCGCTTTGTGAGCCGATTAATCTCGACAACCTGTTTTGCAAGCTTCAACTCTTTGTTTCCATGCATGTACCAAAGTGTTATTGGAGGCTAACAaataaaatttgtttcttttttatGGAAACATATCCCTTATaccatactttaaaaaaaataaataaataaaaaaaaaatacagttGTTTTCACACTAAACTACATATCTTTGAAACATTACATGAACGCATTACCAAGTTTCCTTTTCAATATCTTTTAGATTATGCGGCGTAAATGATAAAATCAGCTCCAGATTATATCTTAATCTTAAACACTGACAAAAGAAATTGATAATATAACACGAGAGCTAACACATGGAGGAAAACAACTAACAGAGTTTGAGACACTTATAATTATCTTAACCCACTATTAACTGCTAATGATTTACGCAGCTTAAAGAACATCTGAGTTGTTGAAAGAGTTAACTGATCCACGGACTAAATTTTTTACCATGAAACTGGTTGGTACCTGTATGAGATCTCAAAACTGACATTCATCTATACGACTCTTGTGTAGTTGAAATGCAGGATTTACCCATGTTCCACAGTTACATTGCATACCAACCCAACTGAAATAACCCAAACGAGCGTTACAACCAATGCATTGAAGCTTCTGTCCCACATTACCTTCTTCAACTGTTGAATGGCATGATATAAGTAAGTTAGTTACTAAAAAGTATTTGATCATTTCACAAAATAGAGGTAGACTATCTATGGGTAAATGGGTCATAACTTGCGTCATACTTGCCCTATAACAGGCCAATTATGTAAAATCGAAAAAATGTGTTTAAGATATAAATGTGATGAACAGATTGAAAAGTCCTAAACATATAGTCTTATACTGTTTACTTGAACAATTTATTTGATTTAATTGATCACCCCATTCCATTCCATCCCAACCTGACCCGACCAGTCCTATTACTCAACCCGCCCAAAGTTACACCTCTTGCAGAAAGAGAAGTGTCATTAGAGACCTGCTTGCATCCATTTCATAGGCTCTACAAATATGGAAGAACATTCAGAAGGCTGCTCATCTAGCGTAGTATTATCGCCAGTTCTCTTCTTCCAGTTAAAGCATTTTTGGCCTTGTCCACGCTCATGAGGAACTATTTGATCCTCTGAAGCAACAATCCTTCGACATTTCTTGCATCGATAAATCATTTGAGGTTTTTCTTTAGATTCCACATCAGTTTGATTTGATACTTGTACCGTAGATTCCATTtggctgtaaaaaaaaaaaaaaaaaaaaaaaaaaaaaaattaacctctTCAAACTTATTTTTAAACAATATTCCACGATAGACTAATAACTTGCAAGAAAACCTTTGCTGTTAATAAAATCACATAGTGACATTTTTGGCTTAGTATAGCAAGCAAGTTGAATACTGATCATTTTCCCTGAAGAGAATTAAGCAATGATATCTAAATATCTAATCATATACAGAGTAACAGTTTCGGTAAGTATAGCATATAACCTAGGGGGGTTTGAAACGGTGACTTTTTGCGACAACGTTAACACGTCTTACACATCACACCTTACAACTAgaaatttttaaataataaaaataaaataaaatatgcacTCTAATTCAATCTAAAACGTATTATATCGGCCCTTCTGAAAAAATAAAGTATTCTATCGTAAAAACCTTTAAAATTGAGCCACAATTTAATAAGCATGAGCATCAGAACATTCCTGTACAGCGTCGATTGTGAAAATTAAAGGTTGGAAAAAGTTATACCTTCTGTTTATGGAGATTTTGATGTCTTTTTAGGGCCTGTTTGGGAGTAAAACCCAGATTTTAGAAGCAGTCGGGAGTACAGTCAGTTCAAAGGGCGATGAATTAGGATCTAAACAAGGCCGTGTTTAGCTTTGTttttaaatacataaaaataaaaataaataaggaaAAACCTAATTcctgttcgtttggatcttcgatTAGGCCGTTTGTCACGGATATAAAGTCACGGAACGGCCATTTTTTGAAGTTGCGGGCATAGTTTAGGGGGCGTGGGTAGATTTGTAACAAGAATAACAATGCCTCGAGTGTTTGTGCTTCTTCCGAATTAGTTGAAGAGCTCTCGCTATGCATTGGGGTTCTGTTTCGAATATaacttattgcgtttagtttgtaaaattatttcgtgtttaacGGTTATGTAAATGAAACATAACTCGAGTCCAATGAAAAGATAAAGTCTTTCAAAAATTTAGATGAGTTTAGTGGAGGGTTTTATGAAAAACAACAAGTTATCGTTTAACCCCATGAAGTTAACCTTTGCACCCTTATAAAGTTTCAATTTTTCTCCAAAGTAATTTATATTTCAGCCCCTAAATTTTTCGGTGGTCGTCATTGTTTAATGTATGATCATTGTGGGTACAACGTTTGAAGCTTCCTGTACAAACATTTTAAGCATGAAAAGGTTGGTATTCATAACCCTTTGTCTTTTAGATAaagggttaatttttttttttttattacttcctCCTTTCTAAATTAATTATTCATAGTTAAAATGTAACAATCTCAACTTGGAACTACTTGTAATTGGCATTTTACCCTTTGTATCATTATAAGTGATTTTATaattatgtattttattttatgattatttgtatttgtatatgtGATAAAGTGCGTTTtttgacaagggtcacaaaacataTTTGTTTATGTGAATTGGACCTCGTTATCTCCGCTTAATGAGGTACGTTGTGTTCCAGATAACTGGTAATTACCCGTATGTTATGGGGAGTGGGGTCCTCCGCATAAAGAACCCTCAATTAGATAAATACTCTGTTCGTGACCTTACTTTCCTATTTTAGCAAGTTAAAACTCTAAAACACTTACTGCTCTTTTAATCCCTAAATTCAAAGTGTGAATTCAAGCTAGTAATCTTGTGCATCTGATTCTAGTGATTTCAAGGATCATAGCAAGATGAGCATCTGTGGTGAATTCAAGTGGGTTTTGAATGGATTTTATTAAATTAGCTTTACATGCTTGATTCTTGCTTTTAAAACTATTTGTGATGTTGATTTGATGCTAGAAATGCATTCTATATATGTTATATTGTAACGACTCAACcggttatccaaccgaaaacacttaaattttttttttttaaacagtccAGTTTCAgacatatggagcgccgctccatataggggcgcgccgctccaaagtggcctgtccactttTCTTTTTATGCTCGTTCGTAAAACATGTTTCtcaacacttttaaatgaaacaaattatcataacacgtcaatataagtaaaactaagaatttcccacaataaaaacgagttttacaacaccgggcccacatcgacccaaattacgacaaagtgatcatttcgacccattttagtttaatacaaaacatagaccgagcatggcgattggggatacgctacccaattctAATCAAATCCAAcaacacgtcttctaaagcaaactacgcaagtccactagtccccacacttacccgagccatcacctccacgcaaatctataaaaatgtaaacaacgagagggtaagctaaacgcttagtgaatgcaataattatacacatacatatataatatacctacttgcaaacacttacacaaataccgcaagcatgctagcaatataattagcataccgtcTCAAGTAATAAGTTAACAACCTCCAAAACCGcatctagcataaccaatagcatatacgccaaacaatataatatgctacactacaaatcATACACAAACCAcatggttaaccatacacgcgtcatggtgctaccggtgtGACGACCTgaaaaatttcgaccaaattttaacttaatctttatatggtttcgacacgataagcaaagtatgtaaagttgagtctcaaaattttgaaatttgtttacatgaattcatttaccctttgactcctcctgacgattcacgaacaattgtgtataacaaatatgtaattatatatatatatatatatatatatatatatatatatatatatatatatatatatatataatattttgaattaataaaatactttAAGTCAattagaatttaaaatgtaaaataataaataaaaaaattatgttactttaaaaaagaatatatatatatatatataagtatacatatgATATTATATGATTgctatcaataatta includes these proteins:
- the LOC139854406 gene encoding uncharacterized protein, whose translation is MADPKEGGVVKKGHEQGLKLAISILEEYRLPLGLLPLEDVMEKRKIEHTYKLIKKPVSFDTEITGYVEKKRIKKLKGVKAKELMLWPPVNDITVDDPPTGKIHFKSLAGITKTFPEEAFAAGQLESPTRFVSRLISTTCFASFNSLFPCMYQSVIGG
- the LOC139855613 gene encoding probable inactive dual specificity protein phosphatase-like At4g18593 encodes the protein MESTVQVSNQTDVESKEKPQMIYRCKKCRRIVASEDQIVPHERGQGQKCFNWKKRTGDNTTLDEQPSECSSIFVEPMKWMQAVEEGNVGQKLQCIGCNARLGYFSWVGMQCNCGTWVNPAFQLHKSRIDECQF